From Rhodococcus antarcticus, the proteins below share one genomic window:
- a CDS encoding DUF4193 domain-containing protein encodes MAQDYDAPRRTESDEVSEDSLEELKARRNEAQSSAVDVDETDTAESFELPGADLSGEELSVRVVPKQADEFTCSSCFLVHHRSRYAGDRKGLAICRDCAA; translated from the coding sequence ATGGCACAGGACTACGACGCTCCGCGTCGCACCGAGTCCGACGAGGTCTCGGAGGACTCGCTGGAGGAGCTCAAGGCCCGCCGCAACGAGGCGCAGTCCTCCGCGGTCGACGTCGACGAGACGGACACGGCGGAGTCGTTCGAGCTCCCCGGGGCCGATCTCTCGGGCGAGGAGCTCTCCGTCCGGGTGGTGCCCAAGCAGGCCGACGAGTTCACCTGCTCGAGCTGCTTCCTGGTCCACCACCGCAGCCGGTACGCCGGTGATCGGAAGGGTCTCGCGATCTGCCGGGACTGCGCCGCCTGA
- a CDS encoding DUF3093 domain-containing protein, giving the protein MADLSLPPLTVPTVPGPRDGADPAGAQHDERLSVPAWWWVAGLGPTLILAAEVHMGSPGVQAWLPYVVLVPLVVWLIARYGRMRVQVTEGELRVGQAHLPLDVVARAAAVPASAKRAALGRQLDPSAFVQHRSFVPTMVLLVLDDPDDPTPYWLLSTRHPQRLLGALRAGGVTVVDGAGSPA; this is encoded by the coding sequence ATGGCTGACCTTTCTCTTCCGCCGCTGACCGTGCCGACGGTGCCGGGGCCACGCGACGGGGCGGATCCCGCCGGGGCGCAGCACGACGAGCGGCTGAGCGTGCCGGCGTGGTGGTGGGTGGCCGGGCTGGGCCCCACGCTGATCCTCGCCGCCGAGGTGCACATGGGGAGCCCCGGCGTGCAGGCGTGGTTGCCGTACGTGGTGCTCGTGCCGCTGGTCGTGTGGCTCATCGCCCGCTACGGCCGCATGCGGGTGCAGGTGACCGAGGGCGAGCTCCGGGTGGGGCAGGCGCACCTGCCGCTCGACGTGGTGGCCCGGGCGGCCGCCGTCCCCGCCTCGGCCAAGCGCGCGGCGCTCGGACGCCAGCTCGACCCGTCGGCGTTCGTGCAGCACCGCTCCTTCGTGCCGACGATGGTGCTGCTGGTGCTCGACGACCCCGACGACCCCACGCCCTACTGGCTCCTGAGCACCCGGCACCCGCAGCGCCTGCTGGGCGCGCTGCGGGCCGGGGGCGTCACCGTGGTCGACGGGGCCGGCAGCCCCGCCTGA
- the dut gene encoding dUTP diphosphatase, which yields MDPRVVSPVVLPSSARDGLPLDVPVRVLDVELGLPRRAREGDAGLDLLARTDVRLEPGARALVGTGLALALPVGTVGLVHPRSGLAARAGLTVLNAPGTVDSGYRGEVLVCLVNHDSTEAVQVRRGDRIAQLLVQRVEDVRLVPVEELPASERGEQGHGSSGGHTSLVGGVGPGGR from the coding sequence ATGGATCCCAGAGTAGTCTCGCCCGTCGTGCTCCCTTCCTCCGCCCGCGACGGCCTCCCGCTCGACGTGCCCGTGCGGGTGCTCGACGTGGAGCTCGGCCTGCCCCGGCGGGCCCGGGAGGGCGACGCCGGGCTGGACCTGCTGGCACGGACCGACGTCCGGCTCGAGCCGGGGGCGCGCGCCCTCGTGGGCACCGGGCTGGCACTTGCCCTGCCGGTCGGGACCGTGGGCCTCGTGCACCCGCGCTCGGGTCTCGCGGCCCGGGCCGGGCTGACGGTGCTGAACGCGCCGGGCACGGTCGACTCCGGCTACCGCGGTGAGGTCCTCGTCTGCCTGGTCAACCACGACTCGACGGAGGCCGTCCAGGTGCGCCGGGGCGACCGGATCGCACAGCTGCTCGTGCAGCGGGTCGAGGACGTGCGCCTGGTGCCGGTGGAGGAGCTGCCCGCGTCCGAGCGCGGGGAGCAGGGGCACGGGTCGAGCGGCGGGCACACCAGTCTCGTCGGCGGCGTGGGACCGGGAGGTCGGTGA
- a CDS encoding DUF3710 domain-containing protein — MFGRRSKKNGVTPVDERAPLGDPGGERDASTDEDGPETGPWDSSEVGPPTEGEGRLDLGSVRVPMPEGGQVQVEMETSGSVRSVHLVTADGRITVAAFAAPRSPGQWREVAAELSQGLRADQAQVTVEDGPWGREVLGIGPGGAMRFLGVDGPRWMVRCVASGPASTVAALAVTAREVLADTVVVRGDEPLPVRTTLPVTLPAVLVQQLDAARAQAAEQAAMSAADQQTGDPDGGSSAMQQAEGVAPGPQ, encoded by the coding sequence GTGTTCGGACGACGGAGCAAGAAGAACGGGGTGACCCCGGTCGACGAGCGGGCACCGCTGGGTGACCCGGGCGGCGAGCGGGACGCGTCCACCGACGAGGACGGTCCCGAGACCGGCCCCTGGGACAGCAGCGAGGTCGGACCACCCACCGAGGGAGAGGGTCGTCTGGACCTCGGCTCGGTCCGGGTGCCGATGCCCGAGGGTGGCCAGGTCCAGGTGGAGATGGAGACCTCCGGCTCGGTCCGCTCGGTGCACCTGGTGACGGCGGACGGGCGGATCACCGTGGCGGCCTTCGCGGCCCCGCGCAGTCCCGGCCAGTGGCGCGAGGTGGCCGCCGAGCTGTCCCAGGGCCTGCGTGCAGACCAGGCGCAGGTCACCGTGGAGGACGGCCCGTGGGGCCGTGAGGTGCTCGGCATCGGTCCCGGGGGGGCCATGCGCTTCCTCGGTGTAGACGGCCCGCGGTGGATGGTGCGCTGCGTGGCGTCCGGCCCGGCCTCCACCGTGGCTGCGCTGGCCGTGACGGCCCGTGAGGTGCTCGCCGACACGGTCGTGGTCCGTGGGGACGAGCCCCTGCCCGTGCGCACGACGCTGCCGGTCACGCTGCCCGCGGTGCTGGTGCAGCAGCTCGACGCGGCCCGGGCCCAGGCCGCCGAGCAGGCCGCCATGTCGGCGGCCGACCAGCAGACCGGGGACCCGGACGGCGGCTCCTCGGCGATGCAGCAGGCCGAGGGCGTGGCCCCCGGACCGCAGTAG
- a CDS encoding alpha/beta fold hydrolase produces MHSATPPTRALLLPGSGSDAVFLGRAFSAALSAVGARAVAVEPDPSAVADSGRRALDEAAAEPGPLLVGGVSLGAAVAAGWALRHPGRACGLLLALPAWWGAPAGAAAAVLAAHSAARLRELGLQGALAEVQAGSPPWLAAELRRAWSRQWPHLPAALDEAAAHLAPTVTALAALDVPIGLVAAVDDPVHPLAVALELATAAPAARLELVTLAELGADPGSLGRAAVRAWQQAGGTAG; encoded by the coding sequence CCACCCCGCCGACGCGCGCCCTGCTGCTGCCCGGCAGCGGCTCCGACGCGGTGTTCCTCGGCCGCGCGTTCTCCGCTGCGCTGTCCGCCGTGGGCGCGCGTGCGGTGGCCGTGGAACCCGACCCGTCGGCGGTCGCGGACTCGGGCCGACGGGCGCTGGACGAGGCTGCGGCGGAGCCCGGTCCGCTGCTCGTCGGCGGGGTGTCCCTGGGCGCAGCGGTGGCCGCCGGGTGGGCGCTGCGGCACCCGGGCCGCGCCTGTGGGCTGCTGCTCGCCCTGCCCGCCTGGTGGGGTGCGCCCGCCGGCGCGGCAGCGGCCGTGCTCGCCGCGCACAGCGCCGCGCGGCTGCGGGAGCTGGGGCTGCAGGGTGCCCTGGCCGAGGTGCAGGCGGGTTCACCCCCGTGGCTGGCCGCAGAGCTGCGCCGGGCCTGGAGCCGCCAGTGGCCGCACCTGCCCGCAGCGCTGGACGAGGCGGCGGCACACCTCGCGCCCACCGTCACCGCACTCGCCGCCCTCGACGTCCCGATCGGCCTCGTGGCCGCGGTGGACGACCCGGTGCACCCGCTCGCGGTGGCCCTGGAGCTGGCCACGGCCGCCCCGGCGGCGCGGCTGGAGCTGGTCACCCTGGCCGAGCTCGGTGCCGATCCCGGTTCGCTGGGCCGCGCGGCCGTCCGGGCGTGGCAGCAGGCCGGCGGCACCGCCGGCTGA